A stretch of DNA from Vicinamibacteria bacterium:
TCGCCCGGCTGGATCACCTCCGCCAGCACCCCCTCGCCCGAGCCCCGCGGTTCTCCCGATGCGCCTCGGTAGACGGTGACGAACCAGAGATCGCGATAGGCAACTGTGCCCTCGTTGCGGACCGTCACTCTCCAGAGAGCTACGCCCCCGACCGCTCTCGACCAGGACGAGCCCAGGACCCGGAGGTCAGGGGGCGCCCGCACCACCGCGCCGGGGGCGCCTGGATCGGCGTCCCGCGCGAAGGGTCGGCGGTGACCGAGCATCTCCGGGCTCCGGTGGCGGATCGCCTCCGCCACCACCCGACGGTTCTTGTAAAGCGAGCGCTCGGGCGCCCGGGCCAGGACCAGGCCCACCTCGAACAGAACCTCGGTCAAGAGAAGGACCGCCACCACCCGGCGCCACGACGGGTAACCCAAGAGGAGGTCCCAGCAGTAGAAGGAATAGACCAGCACGACCGGGCAGACCACGTAAAAGGCGTGGGCCCAAGGATTCTTCACGGCAAAGAAGTAGCTGAAGTAGACGAGGACGGGGGTGGCCGCGGTCACAACGCGGAGTGAGGTCCACTCTGGATAGGACGACCGGCCCCGGAATCCCAGCCAAACCATGAGGAGGGGCTGAACGACCCCCACCAGACCCACCACCAGCGTCAAAGGAACCAGCCAGGGATTCTGGGCTAAGAGGATGAGGCGCCGGGCGGCGTTGACCCCCAGGAAGCGATTGACCTCGAAGCTGGCAAACGAGAGGAACTTGGCGGCAATGCTCAGGAGCGACCAGGGACCTAGGGGACGCAGCTGGACGTTCTGTTCGAGCCCGCCCCCTCCCCAGAAGAGGCCATAGCGGACAAAGGTGGGCACGAGCAGGCTGCCGGGGAGGGCGGCCCCCGCGGCCGTGCCGAGGGCTGCCATGAGCAGGCTGCGTGCTCCTTCCCGGGCCCGGGCTCCAAGCGCCCAGAGAAGGAACGGGACCAGGAGCACCCAGGAGAGATGCAGCTGCGCGACCCAAAGAAGGCCGAATCCCATCATGAAATGGGCCGCGGTCAAGGATAGGAACTCTCGCCGAAGGGACGGGAGGGCCTCGAACGCGCCCACGAAAAACACGATGCTGCCGGCCAGAACATATGACGGATTGACGATATGGGTGGAGAACTCTAGCGTCCAGGGCAGGGTCAACAACGACCCCCACACAAACCATCCCGGCAGATTCGGGAGGCGCCGGCGCACGAAAACGGCCAGGAGGCTGATCGTGGCTAGCGAGATTAGGTTCAACAGAATGAAGGGCGCTTCGGGGATGGAGAGAAGGCGCAGCGGGAGCCCCACCAAGAGCCCTTGCAGCGCGCCCGGGATCTGGGTCCCCGTCCAGACGACGTCCGGCCCAAAATAAGGCCAAGCCCTAGTCGAGAAGTAGCGCAGGCCCAGGAGGTAGATTTGCGTCTCGTCCTCGGACCAGAACTCAGAGGCCAAGCCGAAAGCCAGCCGGAAAGCGAAGGCGGCGAGAAGAAGGGCACCACCCCGGGACCACTTGCGCCAAGCGCCGGAAGGAGAGATCGACGGGAGGTCCGGCATCAGTCGGAGCAGTCTAGCACCGAGGCGTGGGCGCCTCGGGAAGCCCTCCCCTCAAGCCCCGCGTGCCCGGTGTCTCTCAGTTGATCCCGAGTGCCACGCGCAATAGGCTCTGCGGGCGAGCGGCCGCCAGCGCTCGACTCCTGTGTCTTGCGCTCCGTGTCGCGGATCAAGCCGAATCGTGATGGATGACCGCGCACCTCGGAGGAGGGTCCGCCCATGACGGAGAGCCTATCCCCTCGAGCCGGGCCATCCACCCAAGAGCCGGTCGTGGGAAAGGAGGCGGGATTGGGACGCTCGGCACGTCTCGTTCTTGCCCTCGTTGTGGCGGGAGCCGTCGTCCGCACGGGGCTGGCCGTTCCCATCGGTCTCAGTGTCGACGAATCGTATGCGGTGGTGATGTCGCGGCATCTGGCCCTGAGCTACTACGACCATCCCCCTCTGCTTTTCTGGATTCCCGGTGTTGCGGCTCGCCTGACCGGGAGCGAGCACCGCATCGTGGTTCGGCTTCCTTTCATCCTCATGTTCATGGCCACCACCTGGCTGGTCTACCGCCTGGGCGGGCTGCTCTTCGGTGAGCGCGCCGGGCTCTGGGCGGCGGTCGCCCTCAACTTAGGCTTGTTCTTCACCGTCAACGCGGCGAGCTGGGTTCTCCCGGACGGGCCATTGCTTCTCTTTAGCACCGCCGCGACGTGGTTTGTAGTTCGCGCGACCCTCTTTACCGCGCCCAACCCAGAAGGAGGGGGGGCCGGAGGAGGAGCGCCGGCTCCCCCCCCCTCTCGCATCGGCTCCTGGCTCGGCTTCGGTCTCTTCACGGGCCTCGCCCTCCTTTCCAAATACCACGGCGCGTTCCTGCTCGTGGGGTGCGGGTTGTTCTTGGTGACCTCTCCACGTCACCGGGTGTGGCTCCGGCGGCCCGGGCCCTACGCCGCTCTGCTCCTAGCGCTGGCCGTCTTTCTTCCCGTGCTCATTTGGAACGCCGACCATGAGTGGGCCTCTTTCCGATTTCAGGGTTCCCGCGCCATCCCCGTCGAGGAAGCGCAAGGCACCCCCTTCCTCGACACCATCATTGGCCAGGCAGCGTGGATGCTGCCTTGGCTCTGGGTCCCCCTCCTGGGCGTGCTGTTCGGAGCCCTGCGGGCGGGGCCCCGGGATCCGCCGCGCTGGCTACTGGCGTGCATCGCCCTCGGCCCCATCGCGTTCTTCACGCTCCTGACCGCCGTGGGCAGCCGGGGGCTCCCCCACTGGGAGGCCCCCGGATACTTCATGCTCCTACCCCTCTTGGGCGCCTCCATCGCCGCGCGCCTCGAGCGCGGGGACCGGAGGACACGTCAATGGCTTTGGGCTTCCTTCGCGGGGCTGCTCTTGGTCCTCCTCTTGATTGTGACCCACGTCTCGACCGGCTGGCTGGCCCGTGCCGTGCCGGGCTTGTTCTCCAAAGGAGACCCTACCCGTGACCTCCTCCAATGGAGTCAGCTCCCCCCGCGACTCCGGGAATGGGGGTATCCCAAGCCCGGGCTCGCCATTGCCGCCGCCAGCTGGTCCGATGTGGCGAAGGCGGCTTACGCCCTGGGCCCGCAGATCCCCGTGTCTTGCGTGGGCACGGACCCGCGTGGTTTTCGCTATCAAACCGGCCAGGGCTCGCTTCTCGGTCAGGATGT
This window harbors:
- a CDS encoding glycosyltransferase family 39 protein, which produces MTESLSPRAGPSTQEPVVGKEAGLGRSARLVLALVVAGAVVRTGLAVPIGLSVDESYAVVMSRHLALSYYDHPPLLFWIPGVAARLTGSEHRIVVRLPFILMFMATTWLVYRLGGLLFGERAGLWAAVALNLGLFFTVNAASWVLPDGPLLLFSTAATWFVVRATLFTAPNPEGGGAGGGAPAPPPSRIGSWLGFGLFTGLALLSKYHGAFLLVGCGLFLVTSPRHRVWLRRPGPYAALLLALAVFLPVLIWNADHEWASFRFQGSRAIPVEEAQGTPFLDTIIGQAAWMLPWLWVPLLGVLFGALRAGPRDPPRWLLACIALGPIAFFTLLTAVGSRGLPHWEAPGYFMLLPLLGASIAARLERGDRRTRQWLWASFAGLLLVLLLIVTHVSTGWLARAVPGLFSKGDPTRDLLQWSQLPPRLREWGYPKPGLAIAAASWSDVAKAAYALGPQIPVSCVGTDPRGFRYQTGQGSLLGQDVLLLASRRAGQEPMVSYAPYFEHITAIGTVPLFRGGREEIAVSVYLCRRLLRPVPPGPPR